The following are from one region of the Odontesthes bonariensis isolate fOdoBon6 chromosome 12, fOdoBon6.hap1, whole genome shotgun sequence genome:
- the LOC142395962 gene encoding NAD(P)H dehydrogenase [quinone] 1-like yields the protein MVLAAKKVLIVYAHQSSGSFNAAAKDAAVKVLTTQGYTVDVSDLYAMNFKATATAEDIKGDLKDAEHFRYSKETQLAWEDGRLSDDITKEQTKLTEADLIIFQFPMYWFSVPGILKGWIDRVLTSGFAFSQDKRYSLGIFKDKKAMLSFTTGSLESMFSPTGINGDMNVTLWPLQNGILHYCGFQVLAPQIFWAPSSASPEARTSMLEGWRTRLHGLLEEKPLSFIPLDSFDDKGFQLKPDVHEEHASKEFGLMVGIHLGKRLPPNCQMKAGC from the exons ATGG TCTTGGCAGCAAAGAAAGTGTTGATCGTGTATGCTCACCAGAGCTCTGGCTCATTCAACGCTGCAGCCAAAGATGCTGCTGTGAAGGTTTTGACCACTCAAGGCTACACAGTTGACGTCTCTGACCTGTACGCCATGAACTTCAAAGCCACTGCTACAGCTGAGGACATCAAAG GAGACTTGAAGGACGCTGAACACTTTCGTTACTCAAAGGAGACCCAGCTTGCATGGGAGGACGGGAGACTGTCGGATGACATCACTAAGGAGCAAACTAAACTTACTGAGGCAGACCTCATTATCTTTCAG TTCCCCATGTACTGGTTCAGTGTTCCTGGAATCTTGAAGGGCTGGATTGATCGGGTGCTCACGAGTGGATTTGCCTTCTCACAGGACAAGCGGTACAGTCTGGGAATCTTCAAG GACAAGAAAGCCATGTTGTCCTTTACCACTGGGTCTCTTGAATCCATGTTCAGCCCAACTGGCATCAATGGGGACATGAATGTCACACTGTGGCCCCTGCAG AATGGCATCCTTCACTACTGTGGCTTCCAGGTCCTGGCCCCTCAGATCTTCTGGGCTCCTTCTTccgcttctcctgaagctcgcACCAGCATGCTGGAGGGCTGGCGTACACGTCTGCATGGCCTCCTGGAAGAAAAGCCGCTGTCCTTCATTCCCTTAGACAGCTTTGACGACAAGGGCTTCCAGTTGAAGCCTGATGTCCATGAGGAGCATGCCAGCAAGGAGTTTGGACTGATGGTGGGCATCCACCTGGGCAAGCGGCTGCCTCCCAACTGCCAGATGAAAGCTGGGTGCTGA
- the LOC142395964 gene encoding NAD(P)H dehydrogenase [quinone] 1-like, with product MKGLLLHFGNVCELIFGWLLNLIFLFLAAKKVLIVYAHQSSGSFNAAAKDAAVKVLTTQGYTVDVSDLYAMNFKATATAEDVKGDLKDAEHFRYSKETQLAWEDGRLSDDITKEQTKLTEADLIIFQFPMYWFSVPGILKGWIDRVLTSGFAFSQDKRYSLGVFKDKKAMLSFTTGSLESMFSPTGINGDMNVTLWPLQNGILHYCGFQVLAPQIFWAPSSASPEARTSMLEGWRTRLQGLMEEKPLSFIPLDSFDDKGFQLKPDVHEEHASKEFGLTVGIHLGKRLPPHSQMKAGC from the exons ATGAAAGGCTTACTGTTACATTTTGGGAATGTCTGTGAATTGATATTTGGATGGCTACTAAATCTAATCTTTCTTTTCTTGGCAGCAAAGAAAGTGTTGATCGTGTATGCTCACCAGAGCTCTGGCTCATTCAACGCTGCAGCCAAAGATGCTGCTGTGAAGGTTTTGACCACTCAAGGCTACACAGTCGACGTCTCTGACCTGTACGCCATGAACTTCAAAGCCACTGCTACAGCAGAGGATGTCAAAG GAGACTTGAAGGACGCTGAACACTTTCGTTACTCAAAGGAGACCCAGCTTGCATGGGAGGACGGGAGACTGTCGGATGACATCACTAAGGAGCAAACTAAACTTACTGAGGCAGACCTCATTATCTTTCAG TTCCCCATGTACTGGTTCAGTGTTCCTGGAATCTTGAAGGGCTGGATTGATCGGGTCCTGACGAGTGGATTTGCCTTCTCACAGGACAAGCGGTACAGCCTGGGAGTCTTCAAG GACAAGAAAGCCATGTTGTCCTTTACCACTGGGTCTCTTGAATCCATGTTCAGCCCAACTGGCATCAATGGGGACATGAATGTCACACTGTGGCCCCTGCAG AATGGCATCCTTCACTACTGTGGCTTCCAGGTCCTGGCCCCTCAGATATTCTGGGCTCCTTCTTccgcttctcctgaagctcgcACCAGCATGCTGGAGGGCTGGCGTACACGTCTGCAAGGCCTCATGGAAGAAAAGCCGCTGTCCTTCATTCCCTTGGACAGCTTTGACGACAAGGGCTTCCAGTTGAAGCCTGATGTCCATGAGGAGCATGCCAGCAAGGAGTTTGGACTGACGGTGGGCATCCACCTGGGCAAGCGGCTGCCTCCCCACAGCCAGATGAAAGCTGGGTGCTGA
- the LOC142395965 gene encoding NAD(P)H dehydrogenase [quinone] 1-like, which produces MVLAAKKVLIVYAHQSSGSFNAAAKDAAVKVLTTQGYAVDVSDLYAMNFKATATAEDIKGDVKDAEHFRYSKETQLAWEDGRLSDDITKEQTKLTEADLIIFQFPMYWFSVPGILKGWIDRVLTSGFAFSQDKRYSLGIFKDKKAMLSFTTGSLESMFSPTGLNGDMNVTLWPLQNGILHYCGFQVLAPQIFWAPSSASPEARTSMLEGWRTRLQGLMEEKPLSFIPLDSFDDKGFQLKPDVHEEHASKEFGLTVGIHLGKRLPPHSQMKAGC; this is translated from the exons ATGG TCTTGGCAGCAAAGAAAGTGTTGATCGTGTATGCTCACCAGAGCTCTGGCTCATTCAACGCTGCAGCCAAAGATGCTGCAGTGAAGGTTTTGACCACTCAAGGCTACGCAGTCGACGTCTCTGACCTGTACGCCATGAACTTCAAAGCCACTGCTACAGCTGAGGACATCAAAG GAGACGTGAAGGACGCTGAACACTTTCGTTACTCAAAGGAGACCCAGCTTGCATGGGAGGACGGGAGACTGTCGGATGACATCACTAAGGAGCAAACTAAACTTACTGAGGCAGACCTCATTATCTTTCAG TTCCCCATGTACTGGTTCAGTGTTCCTGGAATCTTGAAGGGCTGGATTGATCGGGTGCTCACGAGTGGATTTGCCTTCTCGCAGGACAAGCGGTACAGTCTGGGAATCTTCAAG GACAAGAAAGCCATGTTGTCCTTTACCACTGGGTCTCTTGAATCCATGTTCAGCCCAACTGGCCTCAATGGGGACATGAATGTCACACTGTGGCCCCTGCAG AATGGCATCCTTCACTACTGTGGCTTCCAGGTCCTGGCCCCTCAGATCTTCTGGGCTCCTTCTTccgcttctcctgaagctcgcACCAGCATGCTGGAGGGCTGGCGTACACGTCTGCAAGGCCTCATGGAAGAAAAGCCGCTGTCCTTCATTCCCTTGGACAGCTTTGACGACAAGGGCTTCCAGTTGAAGCCTGATGTCCATGAGGAGCATGCCAGCAAGGAGTTTGGACTGACGGTGGGCATCCACCTGGGCAAGCGGCTGCCTCCCCACAGCCAGATGAAAGCTGGGTGCTGA